GAGGTACCTAGCTCCACCCCTGCCTCACGAAGTATCGTTTCAGGTGCCGTCCATGGACTAAAAAGGTATTTAGTTGGCAGATACTTCAATTCTGGTACCCATTGACGAATGTAGTCGCCAGACTCATCAAATTTTTGTCCTTGGGTAATGGGATTAAATATTCGAAAGTACGGTGCTGCATCAAACCCACAGCCTGATACCCATTGCCATCCCATTGAATTATTGGCCAAGTCTGCATCAAGCAATGTTTCTTCAAACCACGAAGCCCCTCTTTGCCATGGGATCAATAAATGCTTTACTAAAAAGGAGGCAGTTACCATTCGGACACGATTATGCATCCAGCCGGTTTCCCATAATTCTCTCATCCCTGCATCAATGATTGGATAACCCGTTCTCCCTTCTTTCCACGCTGCCCATTCATCTTCCCGCTCCTCCCAAGGGAAAAAAGCGAATTCCTTTCGGAGAGGAGAATCAATCATTTCCGGAAAAGAAACTAGCTGATGGTACCCAAATTCTCTCCATACTAATTGTCTTAAAAACCCATCAATATCCTTTTGCCTACTATAGCTAGAATTCACTTTCTCTTGTTCCCTTACTTGATGCCAGATCCATCTCGGACTAATTTCTCCCCAGGTTAGATGGGGAGACAATCTTGACACATGCTGAACATATGGATAGTCCCTTTTTGTAGAATATCCCGACAGCCTTTCTTCAATAAATTGTTCCCACTGA
The window above is part of the Bacillus sp. SORGH_AS_0510 genome. Proteins encoded here:
- a CDS encoding deoxyribodipyrimidine photo-lyase gives rise to the protein MQQSKIIIWFRRDLRIQDNLALWSGIKQGIIVPVFIWSPEEETKKVVGEAASWWLHHSLIELNRALQDRGSKLIIRKGRTLPILKELIEETGAKAVFFNERYEPRIRLRDQQMKEALEEKGIMVKAFHSNLLFPPLSIVNNQGQPYKVFTSFWKKCLQMPIPLPKILPATLSSTHDQVKTLNIDELGLLTTRDWYQKFKEKWLPGEKGAIAQWEQFIEERLSGYSTKRDYPYVQHVSRLSPHLTWGEISPRWIWHQVREQEKVNSSYSRQKDIDGFLRQLVWREFGYHQLVSFPEMIDSPLRKEFAFFPWEEREDEWAAWKEGRTGYPIIDAGMRELWETGWMHNRVRMVTASFLVKHLLIPWQRGASWFEETLLDADLANNSMGWQWVSGCGFDAAPYFRIFNPITQGQKFDESGDYIRQWVPELKYLPTKYLFSPWTAPETILREAGVELGTSYPFPIVEHVFARERALEAYNLVKK